The Nostoc sp. 'Lobaria pulmonaria (5183) cyanobiont' DNA window TCTGCTTCGTGTCTTGCTTTCCATTAGAATTAGAGGCACTTTTAGTATAAGTTTGACGATTCACGCGTCGAGTATCTAATAATTCTTCTGGTAATTCGTCGAGAAATTGCGATCGCATGGCGGGTTCACGAGAACCATACAAACGCCGTTCCCGCGCGTGTGATAAATACAACCTTTCTTGGGCGCGAGTAATCCCCACATAACATAAGCGGCGTTCCTCTTCCAAAGATGCAGGATCACTCAGCGATCGGTAGCCGGGAAATAGCCCTTGTTCTAATCCCACCAAAAATACTACAGGAAATTCTAGCCCTTTGGAAGCGTGCAAAGTCATTAAAGAAACGGCTGTCTGTCCTTCTTTTAAGTTATCCAAATCGGAACTGAGGGCGGCGCTACTCAGAAAGTCTCGCAGGGAAACCTCTTCGTTTTCTTCTTGAAATTGCAGCGCAGCGTTGTAAAGTTCCTGAACGTTTTGTACCCGATCTGTGGCTTCATCAGTACCTTGATTCATCAAGTCTTGAACGTAACCAGAGTCTTCTAATATTCCTTGTAAAACCTCAGTTACCGGAACCGTAGCAACTTGTCCTTGCCAACGGCTAATCATTGCGGCAAAGCTATTTACAGCTTTTGTTGCCCGTCCAGCTAATGTATTAACTGATGTTTCATCGCTGAGTATTTCCCACAAAGTTGTCCCTAATTGCTGAGATGCGTTCATCAAAGCATCAATAGTGGTTTTGCCAATTCCCCGCCGAGGAGTATTAATAACTCGTAATAAACTGACTGTATCAGCTGGATTATTTATCGCTCTTAAATAAGCAACGACATCTTTAATTTCTTTGCGATCGTAAAACCTCATTCCCCCCACAACTGTGTAAGGAATTTGATATTTCACCAACAATTCTTCAAAGGGACGAGATTGGGCATTCGTCCGATAAAGTATGGCAAAACTACCCCAGTTCAACTCTGGATTTTGCTGTTCTAAAGTGCTAATTTGATTAATTACAAATGCCGCTTCTGCGAGTTCTTCATCGGCTTTGTGACAAGTGATCTGTTCACCCGATCCCCGCGTCGCTTTCAGGACTTTATCAATCCGTTGGGTGTTATTTTCAATTAATTCATTAGCCGCTTGCAAAATGTTTTCACAAGAACGATAGTTTTCTTCCAGCTTAACCATCGTCCGGGTGTCATCATCTACCAAACCATCGCCAAAGTCTTCCTGAAATCCCAACAAGATGGTGAAATCTGCCATCCGAAAGCTGTAAATTGATTGGTCTGCATCGCCGACAACAAAAACTGAGCGATTTTGCCATTGCCATTCGCTCTTTTTGGTTTCGCCATTAGTAACTAATAAATTAATGAGTTGATACTGAGTGCGGTTAGTATCCTGATATTCATCTACGAGGATATGACGAAACTTGCGATGCCAGTAACCCAATACCTGCTCATTTTGTTGAAATAATCTAGTAGGTACAAGAATAAGATCGTCAAAGTCGAGAGCGTTGTTTTGTGCTAACTTATCTTGATATAAATTGTAAACTTGGGCAATTACCCGTCCGCGATAATTGGGTTGTTCTTGCTCAAATTCTTGGGGTGATAAACCTTGGTTTTTAGCGTTACTAATAGCGTAACGGACAGAGCGGGCGTCAAACTTCTTATCGTCTAAATTTAGCTCTTTATTAACGATTTCTTTGATCAGACTTATTACATCTGATTCATCAAAGATAGAGAAATTACGATTCCACTGGCGCCCTTTTTCGTCTACGTATTTTTCAACATCAAAGCGGAGAATCCGAGAAAATAGACTGTGGAAAGTGCCACACCATAAATCTTTGAT harbors:
- the pcrA gene encoding DNA helicase PcrA; the encoded protein is MTTTIDFLSHLNPSQRQAVEHYCGPLLVVAGAGSGKTRALTYRIANLILKHRVDPENILAVTFTNKAAREMKDRIQRLFAEQLAMKEHGKRFDLLTEYQQTQLRSQVYKNTIKDLWCGTFHSLFSRILRFDVEKYVDEKGRQWNRNFSIFDESDVISLIKEIVNKELNLDDKKFDARSVRYAISNAKNQGLSPQEFEQEQPNYRGRVIAQVYNLYQDKLAQNNALDFDDLILVPTRLFQQNEQVLGYWHRKFRHILVDEYQDTNRTQYQLINLLVTNGETKKSEWQWQNRSVFVVGDADQSIYSFRMADFTILLGFQEDFGDGLVDDDTRTMVKLEENYRSCENILQAANELIENNTQRIDKVLKATRGSGEQITCHKADEELAEAAFVINQISTLEQQNPELNWGSFAILYRTNAQSRPFEELLVKYQIPYTVVGGMRFYDRKEIKDVVAYLRAINNPADTVSLLRVINTPRRGIGKTTIDALMNASQQLGTTLWEILSDETSVNTLAGRATKAVNSFAAMISRWQGQVATVPVTEVLQGILEDSGYVQDLMNQGTDEATDRVQNVQELYNAALQFQEENEEVSLRDFLSSAALSSDLDNLKEGQTAVSLMTLHASKGLEFPVVFLVGLEQGLFPGYRSLSDPASLEEERRLCYVGITRAQERLYLSHARERRLYGSREPAMRSQFLDELPEELLDTRRVNRQTYTKSASNSNGKQDTKQSWQVGDRVLHKTFGLGEITHVFGTGNKMSVAIKFASLGQKIVDPRVAQLQRVE